The genomic region GCCGACGACACCGGCGCTGGGCCTGCCCGACCCCGGCGAGCGGGTGCCCCCCGTCGCCTGGCCGACGATCGGGTTGTACGTCGGCGCCGCAACGCTGTTCGCGCTCGAGCTCTACGGGGTGCTCGGGGCCGGCTGGTCACCGTGGGCGACGGTGCCGATGGGCGCGGCCGTCACGTTCTTGATGTTCAGCGTGCTGCACGAGGCCACCCACCACGCGGTCAGCACCGACAGCCGGCTCAACGACCTGATGGGCCACCTGTCCGTGCCGCTGGTCGCGCCGTACGCCGGCTACGGGATGTTCCGCTTCATCCACATCGAGCACCACCGCAACACCAACGAGCAGAAGTCGGTGGATCCCGACGCTTGGACCAGCGAGGGCCCCTGGTGGCAGCTGCCCTTCCGCTGGGCGACCCTCGACGCCTGGTACGTCGTCTTCTACGCGCGCCGCGTCCGGCAGCGCCCCGTCGGCGAGGTGGTCGCGACGGCGGTGGCGGCCGCCGTGGTGGTCGCCGGCACCGTGGCGCTCGTGGCCGCCGGCCACGGCACCGCCCTCGTCGTGGCCTTCCTGCTGCCCCAGCGGCTCGGGCTGGTGGTGCTCGCCTGGTGGTTCGACTACCTGCCGCACCACGGACTGCCCTTCACCGGCCGCCAGGACAAGTACCGCGCGACGCGGCTCCGGGTCGGCGGCGAGTGGTGGGCCACGCCGCTGTTCGTCTACCAGAACTACCACCTGGTGCACCACCTGCACCCCAGCGTGCCCTTCTACCGCTACGTGCGCGCGTGGCGCCGCAACGAGCAGGCCTACCTCGACCGCAACGCGGCGATCTCGACCGTCTTCGGGCGCTCGCTCACCCCGGCGGAGTACCGCACGTGGCGGCGCCTGACCGATGACCTCGCCGAGGCGGCGCCGAAGCCGGGGCGTGCGACCTTCCACCCGTTGCGGGTCGCCTCGGTCGAACCGCTCACCGCCGACAGCACGGTGGTGACCTTCACGGTGCCCGCCGACCTGGCCCCGGCCTACCGGCACCGCGCGGGCCAGCACGTGACGCTGCGTGCAGTCCTCGACGGCGACGACGTACGGCGCTCCTACTCCCTCCTGCCGCCCCGTGAGGAGGGCACGCTGCGGGTCGCGGTCAAGCGGGTCGAGGGCGGGGTCTTCTCGGGCTACGTCCAAGAGCGTCTCGAGGCCGACGACATCCTCGACGTGATGACGCCGGCCGGTCGCTTCGGCCACGACGCGTCGCCCGGCGCCGCGCGCTCGTACGCCGCCGTCGCGGCCGGCTCGGGCATCACCCCCGTGCTCTCGATCCTCGACGCCACGCTCGAGGCCGAGCCCGACAGCCGGGCCACGCTGGTCTACGGCAACCGCAGCGTCGCGTCGACGATGCTGCGCGACGACCTCGAGGCCATGGTCGCCAGGTTCGGGGGCCGGCTCGAGGTGCACCACGTGCTGTCGCGCGAGCCTTCGGCCGCACTGGCCGGCCGGGTCGACGCCGACCTGGTCGACACCCTCGTCGCGCACGAGGTGGACACCTGGTTCCTGTGCGGCCCCGAGCAGCTCGTGCACGACCTGCGCGAGACCCTGGCCGAGCGCGGCCAGCACGTCCTGGCGGAGGTCTTCCACACCGAGGACGCGGCGACCTCGGTCGCGCTCGACGTGGAGAGCCGGGTGACGGTCGCCCTCGGCGGCCGCGAGACCACGTTCGAGCTGCGCTCGACGGGCGAGACCGTGCTCGACGCCGCGCTGCGGCAGGGTGTCGACGCGCCGTACTCCTGCGCCGGCGGGGCCTGCGGCACCTGTCGGGCCAAGGTGCTGCTCGGCCGCGCGGTGATGGACCAGGACCACGCACTCGACGAGGCCGAGCGCTCCGAGGGCTACGTGCTCACCTGCCAGGCGCACCCGGTCAGCGAGGAGCTGCGGGTCGACTACGACGCCTGACGTCCGCGCCGACTCCAGCAGCCGGATCAGGCGCTGAGCACCCAGTGGCCGGGTGATTCCTCGGTCCAGGTGGGTTCGGGTGGGATGAGGCCGGGTGGGTCGGGGGCGCGGGAGTGGACGGTCTGGCCGGCGGGTGAGGTGATCTCGACGTCGTGGGGGTCGAGGTCGTAGTGGTGCAGGACGCGGTGGTGCCAGCCGGGTTCTTCCTTGAGCTGGTTGCACGCGGTGCACAGGCCTTGGCCGTTGGGGATGCTGGTGGGGCCGCCTTGGTGGTCGGGGGTGATGTGGTCGTGCTGGCGGATGGGGGCGTTGCACCAGGGAGTGCGACAGGTCCGGTCGCGCAGGGTGATGAACTGGCGCAGCAGCCCGTCGAAGGTCCGCGAGGTCGATTCCATGGCGACGAGCTGGTCGGTGTCGGCGAACAGGCGCCGGACGCGGGTGCCCATCTCGGGGGCGCTGCAGACGAGCTTGCGGGCCACGGAGGCGGGGATGGGTCCGCCGGCGCCGCCGTACATGGGCACGACCTCGGCGGGCTCGTCACCGTCGCCGAGCAGTGCTTCGGCGGAGATCACGATGTTGAGCGCGACGGGGGTGTGGGTGGCGGTGATCTGGCCGGTCAGGCGGGAGACGAACAGGTCGGCCACGATCTGGGAGTGGGAGCGGTCCTCGTCGGGCTGGGTCTTGAGTGCCTCGGCGCGTTGGTGCAGGGACTGCATGATCGCGGCGGCGTGGACGTCGGAGACGACCGCGGTGATCTGGGTGGTGCCGTCCTCGCGGCGCCAGGAGGTGACGCGGCGATTGCGGTGCGCGCGCTCGCGGCGTCGGGCAGCGGCCTGGTCGTCGAGGCGCATCGCGATGCGCTGCGCGGCCAGGCGCAGCGCCCGGTCGCCCAGCGGTGCACCGGTGCCCAGCAGCTCGCCCAGGGCGGTGTCGTAGTCGGGGCGCAGCGCGGAGTGGACGTGCTCGGCCTCGCTGGCGAGGATCTCGGCGCGGTGCTCGTTGATCAGCCCGTCCTCGAGCGCTTGGAGGACGTGGGGCAGGTCGTCGACCAGGGTGCAGGCCATCGACAGCAGCCGGGTGCCGCGGTGGGGTGACTCGTGGCGAGCGAGCGCGACCTGGGCGCCGACCGAGCGGGCTGAGGCGTCGGCCTGGAGGTCCTCGAGACGAGCGGCGAGTCTGGCCTGGCGCGCAGCCAGGTGGGACTTCAGCGCCTCGAGCTCCTCCAGCATCGCGACACACTCGCCCGCCGTGGCGGGCAGCTCGTCGCTGGTGGTCATGTCTTCGACCCTAGAGGTGACCACCGACAACGACGCTGGACGTGCACGGCCCGGCGCTCGTCCTCCCGACCTGTCGCGCCGTCTGTCAGGACCGCCCTCTGCTGTCGCCGGCTCGGGCGGCCAACGTGCTCTCGATGATGCGGGTCTCGTCCACGATCGACTGCGCCGCCTCGGCGAGACGCGCGGCCGACGGATCGGGCAGGCCCTCCACGAGCAGAGCCGCGTGTGCCAGGTCGTGGCGACGGGTGTCCAGGTCGACCAGCGCCTGGACCTGGGCGACGATGGTGACGATCCGGTCGCGCAGCGCGACGCTCAGTCGTGAGCCGGGGTCGTTGTCGGCGCGCAGGCGACCCAGGTGCACCAGGCTCGCGTCCAGGACCGGTCGCTGGGCCTCGACGGCCGCGATGACGTCGGGGGCAGCGTCACCGGCACGCAGCCGGGCCAGGGCTCCCGGGAATGCCTCGTGCGCTCTGGCCGCGTCGTCGGGCACATCGACCCACGACGGCTCGGCATCCGCGGACGTGACCGTGAAGGCGGGCACGACGAAGACGACGAAACACACGAAGAACCAGAGCCCGGCCAGCACCCAGGCAGCCACCACGGGGACGCCCGAGTAGGGCACGAGCACGAAGGCAGGTGTGAAGGCGGAACACAGGAACCCGACCTTCATCACCACCTCGCTGCGCTGGCGCGCGTCGAGACCACGCTGGTCGACCGTGGGGCTGGGCACGGTGGTCGACCAGGACTCCGGCCGGGGACGGAAGAGCGCGATGTGGCGCGCGACCGCCTCGTCGAAGGTCTCGGGGACGCTGTCGGCGTGGGGGGCACTGTCGGGCTGGGCAGGCATAGGGGGCTCCTGGGCGCGGGTGGCAGGACCCGGACCCTACCCGTGTGAAGCCCGCGCGCCGCCCCGTTGCGCACGGCGCCGCGCAGCGGGATCCTCGACGGGTGGAGGGTCGCTGGCAGCTCCTCGACGTGCCCCAGGGGCAGCTCGAGGTCGAGGTCTCCGGCCGCGGGGAGCCCGTGGTCGTGCTCCAGACCGCCCTCGATGCCGACGAGCTGCGACCCCTCGGCCGCCACCTGGCCACCCCCGGCCGCCACCGGGTCCTGCAGTACCACCGGCGGGGCTACGCCGGCAGCAGTGCGCCGCGTGGGCGTCCGTCCCTGGCCCGCGATGCCGCCGACGCGGCCGAGGTCGTCCGCGCGATGGGTGTTGCCCCGGCACACGTGGTGGGCGTCAGCTACAGCGCGGCGGTCGCGCTGCGCCTGGCCCACACCGATCCGGAGCTGGTGCACTCCTTGAGCGTGGTCGAGCCACCGCCGACGGGCACCCCAGGAGGGGTGGACTTCCGCCGTGCCTGCTCGACTCTGGTGGAGAAGTTCGAGACCGCCGGTGCGGGCGTGGCGCTCGACGACTTCATGACCGTGCTGCTCGGCGAGAGCTGGCGCGACCTCGGCGCCCCCGACTCGGTTCAACGTATGGAGCGCGACGCCGCGACCTTCTTCGCCTGGGACCTCCCTGCCCTGCGGTCCTGGCGGTTCGGCGCGCAGGAGGCCCGGGCCATCCGGTGCCCGGTCCTTCTCGTCGGCGGCGGCCGGACCGCGCCGTGGTTCAGCGAGATGAGGCGTCGGCTGGTCCGGCTGCTGCCGCACGCGACCGAGGTGCTCGTCGACGGGGCCGACCACACGGTCGCGAGCACCCACGCTCCGCAGCTCGCCGGGGTCCTGCTGCGACACCTCCGTGACCACCCGGGAGCCGCCCTCCCCGACTAGTCGGTCGGCGGATCCTGGCGACCTGTGGTCCAGGCGAGATCTCGTTCCGGGTCGTAGCTGCAGTAGACGCCGGTGTGCACCGAGCACCGCAGGTGACGCCCGAGCCCGGGGTGGGCCCGCTCCACCCGGCGAAGGGCGTCGGCGACCCGGCGGTAGACGGCCTTGCGAGCCCGTTCGACCTCGTCGGGCACCGCTCGTGCCCGATCTCCCAGGCCGTAGGCCGCCGTGAGCTCGCGCAGTAGCCAGTCCTTCTCCTCGAGGAGGCGCGCGCTCACGACGGTGTCGACGTCGCTGCCGCCCAGGGCCTCGTCCACCTCGGCGAGCCGCTGGCGGTAGCGGCCGCGGGCCTGCGCGTCGATGACCGGCTGCGGCGCCGACCGGTGCAGCGCGGCGTGCACCGCAGACGTGCCGGGCGTCCCGGCGACGAGATCGAGGACGTGGCGCTCGCGGCCGGGCTCAGCGAGCAGCGTCATCAGGTCGGCCATGCCCTTGCTGTCTCGCAGCCGCACCGTCCGCCCCTCGAAGGCGAGGGTCCAGTACTCACCGTCCTTGCGGAAGACCCGCTCCGCACCGCCGCCATGACCGCCGCCGCCCACACCGCCCGCCGAGAGGGTCTCGCCGGCCGCCGCCGTCGTCACCGTGAGCACCCCGCCCGTGCCTGGCAGTCGGACGCGCCACGGGTCGGTCAGGGTGATGTCCGAGCCCGGCACGATGTCGCGCACGGTGGCGGTGGCCAGGACCCGACCCGCCGGTGCCTGCCGCAGCAGGGCGGTGGGGACGACGACAGGTGCTCCGTCGACGCTGCCCCGACCGACCTCGCACTCACCGGCGTGCACCACGGCGCGCAGCTCGATCCCCTGGGCGTGGGCCGCCCGCAGCGCACCCATCGCACACCGCAGGGCACGCGTCGCCGAGTCGAACCACACCAGCTCCTCGCCCGACGGGCTGGTCACCTCTGCCCCGTCCATGCGCCGCACGTGGCGACGCACGAGGGCGACGGCCGCCGGCGTGCGCGCGTCGGTGGCGAGCAGAGTCACCAACCTGCTGCTCGCGGGTGCACGCGCGATGGCCGCGCCGAGGAACGCCCGCACGGCCTCGACCACGGAGGCGGAGTCACCGACGTAGGGAAGGTGGTCGGTCCCGGGCAGCTCGACCAGGCGGGCGCCCGGGATCCTGGACGCCAGTCGTCGGGGGCTGCTGAGCGGCACCACCGTGTCGCCGGAGCGGTGCAGGACCAGGGTGGGCACGCGCACGGTCGGGAAGACCGCGTCCAGGTCGTAGTCGACCACCGTCGCCATGAAGCGCACCACCGCGTCACGACTCAGCGAGAGCCGCTGCTGCCGGGCGAACCAGGCGAGGTAGTCGCGGTCCCCTGCGGCGGAGGGCGCGACCAGACCTACCATCGCCGCGGCGCCCTCCACGGTGCCCCACTGGCGG from Nocardioides salarius harbors:
- a CDS encoding fatty acid desaturase, whose protein sequence is MTQTLPTATPPTTPALGLPDPGERVPPVAWPTIGLYVGAATLFALELYGVLGAGWSPWATVPMGAAVTFLMFSVLHEATHHAVSTDSRLNDLMGHLSVPLVAPYAGYGMFRFIHIEHHRNTNEQKSVDPDAWTSEGPWWQLPFRWATLDAWYVVFYARRVRQRPVGEVVATAVAAAVVVAGTVALVAAGHGTALVVAFLLPQRLGLVVLAWWFDYLPHHGLPFTGRQDKYRATRLRVGGEWWATPLFVYQNYHLVHHLHPSVPFYRYVRAWRRNEQAYLDRNAAISTVFGRSLTPAEYRTWRRLTDDLAEAAPKPGRATFHPLRVASVEPLTADSTVVTFTVPADLAPAYRHRAGQHVTLRAVLDGDDVRRSYSLLPPREEGTLRVAVKRVEGGVFSGYVQERLEADDILDVMTPAGRFGHDASPGAARSYAAVAAGSGITPVLSILDATLEAEPDSRATLVYGNRSVASTMLRDDLEAMVARFGGRLEVHHVLSREPSAALAGRVDADLVDTLVAHEVDTWFLCGPEQLVHDLRETLAERGQHVLAEVFHTEDAATSVALDVESRVTVALGGRETTFELRSTGETVLDAALRQGVDAPYSCAGGACGTCRAKVLLGRAVMDQDHALDEAERSEGYVLTCQAHPVSEELRVDYDA
- a CDS encoding HNH endonuclease; amino-acid sequence: MTTSDELPATAGECVAMLEELEALKSHLAARQARLAARLEDLQADASARSVGAQVALARHESPHRGTRLLSMACTLVDDLPHVLQALEDGLINEHRAEILASEAEHVHSALRPDYDTALGELLGTGAPLGDRALRLAAQRIAMRLDDQAAARRRERAHRNRRVTSWRREDGTTQITAVVSDVHAAAIMQSLHQRAEALKTQPDEDRSHSQIVADLFVSRLTGQITATHTPVALNIVISAEALLGDGDEPAEVVPMYGGAGGPIPASVARKLVCSAPEMGTRVRRLFADTDQLVAMESTSRTFDGLLRQFITLRDRTCRTPWCNAPIRQHDHITPDHQGGPTSIPNGQGLCTACNQLKEEPGWHHRVLHHYDLDPHDVEITSPAGQTVHSRAPDPPGLIPPEPTWTEESPGHWVLSA
- a CDS encoding alpha/beta fold hydrolase: MEGRWQLLDVPQGQLEVEVSGRGEPVVVLQTALDADELRPLGRHLATPGRHRVLQYHRRGYAGSSAPRGRPSLARDAADAAEVVRAMGVAPAHVVGVSYSAAVALRLAHTDPELVHSLSVVEPPPTGTPGGVDFRRACSTLVEKFETAGAGVALDDFMTVLLGESWRDLGAPDSVQRMERDAATFFAWDLPALRSWRFGAQEARAIRCPVLLVGGGRTAPWFSEMRRRLVRLLPHATEVLVDGADHTVASTHAPQLAGVLLRHLRDHPGAALPD
- a CDS encoding alpha/beta fold hydrolase, yielding MPETRYVRAGDAEIAYQTIGSGPVDLVWAYGMLTHLEVKWEEPSLAAMLRELSRFSRLILFDRRGCGLSDRGDRHLSPTLEERVEDVVAVLDAVGSQQASFFGVSEGCGLAALFASMHPERTHRLVLYGGISRLLRDAEHPWGVMDAAAYDAAFAPVFRQWGTVEGAAAMVGLVAPSAAGDRDYLAWFARQQRLSLSRDAVVRFMATVVDYDLDAVFPTVRVPTLVLHRSGDTVVPLSSPRRLASRIPGARLVELPGTDHLPYVGDSASVVEAVRAFLGAAIARAPASSRLVTLLATDARTPAAVALVRRHVRRMDGAEVTSPSGEELVWFDSATRALRCAMGALRAAHAQGIELRAVVHAGECEVGRGSVDGAPVVVPTALLRQAPAGRVLATATVRDIVPGSDITLTDPWRVRLPGTGGVLTVTTAAAGETLSAGGVGGGGHGGGAERVFRKDGEYWTLAFEGRTVRLRDSKGMADLMTLLAEPGRERHVLDLVAGTPGTSAVHAALHRSAPQPVIDAQARGRYRQRLAEVDEALGGSDVDTVVSARLLEEKDWLLRELTAAYGLGDRARAVPDEVERARKAVYRRVADALRRVERAHPGLGRHLRCSVHTGVYCSYDPERDLAWTTGRQDPPTD